TGTTGAGCGCCGTGAAACGCCGGAACGGCACGACGATTCGGTTGAATCGCGAACCTGAAAAAGCGGTACTGGTTGGGGTCATTCTCCCCACGACAACAATTGAAGATCCTCCCCTTGCCGAACTGGCAGGATTGGCGGACGCGGCGGGTGTCAATGTGGTTGGGCAGGTCACGCAGCGCCGGTTGGCACCCGATGCCGCCACGTTTATTGGCCGTGGAAAACTCGAAGATGTGAAAAAACTTGTCCGCAGCCTTCGCGCCGACCTGGTTATTTTCGACAACGATCTGTCGCCTGCACAAGGCCGCAATATCGAAAGGGAAGTCGGCGCCCGGGTTCTCGATCGGACGCAACTGATTCTCGACATTTTTGCCCGTCGTGCCCAAACATACGAAGCCCAGCTCGCCGTCGAGCTGGCACAGCTTGAGTACACATTACCCCGGCTCAAGCGGATGTGGACTCACCTGGAACGGCAGACCAAGGGTGGCGTGGGGCTCCGCGGACCAGGTGAAAAGCAACTGGAAATGGACCGCCGTCTCATCGCCCATCGGATCCATGAACTCCGCAGCGAACTGGAGGTCATTCACCGAAGGCGGCAGCGCGAGGTGATCGCGCGCAAACAGTTCAAAACCGTGTCTTTAGTGGGGTACACAAACGCGGGTAAAAGCACTCTCATGAACTCACTCACTCATGCTGACGTGTATGTGGAAGACGCATTGTTTGCCACCCTCGATACCCGTACCCGCCGCTGGCAACTTCCGGGATGGGGCCCCGTTTTGCTCAGCGACACAGTCGGCTTCATTCGCGATCTGCCCCACCATCTCATCGCGAGCTTTAAAGCCACGCTCGAAGAAGCGAGACAGGCGGACCTGCTGCTCCATGTCGCCGACGGAAGTAATCCTGCGGTGCTTCAGCAAATCAGCGCTGCTTACCGCGTCCTTGAGGAAATCGGGATTGAAGGCAAAGACACCATCCTGGTCATCAACAAGATCGACCGAATTGCGGATCGCCGCCGCGTGGATGCATTGCTCGATCGCTATCCGCAGGCCCTTCCCATCAGCGCTCAGACGGGAGAAGGTCTCGCGCAGCTAACACAAATGGTGTCTGAGCTTCTGGCCCGCAAGTTCATCGAGGTCGATGTGGAAACGACGGTCGATAACGCCCGCGTGGCAGTTTTTGTAAAAACCCACGGCGAAGTGTTCTCGCAGCGGTACCATCATGAGAATCGCCTCACCATCCGCTGCCGTTTGCCGGAGGAGTATCTTCCTCGAATTGAGCGGCTTGGGGCGTCTGTACGCCGGACGCGGCATAACGGATCGGGCCAGGAGCAAAATCCGGCTCCTGAAATCGAGCAATCCCGGATCGAACTTGAACCGACGGGTGTGATCCCGGGGGAAGATCACACATAAACCGGCCGGTGCGCCGTCAGAATAAATCAGACCTTGTCCCGGGTACCGCTATCCACTACCCTGGCATTGCAGGCGACACCGCTTAGCCTCGCAGGAAACCGAGAACCATGGCCAGACGCGATCTGCAAAACGTGCGGGCTTTCATTACAGGGACGTCGAGTGGTATCGGCCGGGCATTGGTGGAGGCTCTCGTGCCCTACCAGCCGCGGATTGTGGCGGTGGCCCGGCGGGCGGAACGGCTTGCCGAACTTGCGGAAAAAGTGCGCTCCATCGGTGCTGAAGTCTTCCCATTTGCCTGCGATCTGTCTGATCCTCTCGTTCGCCGAGAGGCGGTGAACTTCGCGGCCAGGAAGCTCGGCGCGATTGATTTACTGGTCAATAATGCCGGTACGGGTGCCCTCGGCCGTTTCGAGGATACACCTCCGGAAATCCTCCGCCAGGTTATGGAGCTCAATTTCTTCGCCCCCGTGGAAATCACCTATTATGCCCTACCGCTTCTCAAAAAGGGTCAGCGCCCGATCGTTGTCAATGTGAGCTCCATTCTGGGCCATCGAGGCATTCCCTGGAGGGCCTACTACTGTGCAAGCAAGTTCGCTCTCCACGGTTTCAGCGAATCAATCCGCGCAGAATTGTCGCGACACGGAATTGATGTGCTCGTAGTCAGTCCCGGCCGAACGCGCACGGAACTGTTCGACGGTCCCCTCGAAAAGGGTAAAGAACCGGCCTGGCCGGAACCGGCACCCGTGTCACCTGAGTATGTTGCGCGGCGCATGGTCCGGGCCATCATAAAAGGCAAGGCCGAAATCATCCCTCACCCGTGGGGAAAGGGAATGGTCCTATTAAGTAGATTGGCACCGCGCCTGATGGACTGGATCTTAAAACGGTACGCCTAAGATCGGCATTTCTTCATTCATCCCTCTCATTTAGCGCATAACAGCAATTTTGATTGCATTAACCCGCCTGACTAAACTATTTAGTAGAACCAGATTGGCTGTTTTCGCAGAGTTAAACCGTCTCACTTATCACGTATCGCGGGTACTAGAACATGCTTCGCCACCGTTTGAGAATTATGGGAATCGGATTTCTTGTCTTCGCCGGGCTGGGAATTGCCGCGTGGCTTGCGTTGGGCGAGGCAGATCAGCCGCCTGCCCACCAGCGAAAGTCGGCCAAATCTCCTAGAACTATCTCTTCCCACCAGCCTCAGCAGCTTGCCAGACAAGGTAACCAGGATCAGCGCGAAAAAGCCGACAATCAAGTGCAAACGGAGATTGTGCGTCGGCTCCTCAAGGCGCTGGATGACCTCCCCAACGTCAATCCGGAGGAGAAACGAGAGCTGCGTCGAATACTCCTTGATTCCGACAACCAGCTCGCCCAGGCTCTGAAGTCCCCTCAGTCGCCGCAGGTGAACCGGAAACAACCGGCCGAGCCCCAGAAATCCCCACAAGATGGGAGCAAAATGCCGCCTACGGAAGGCCCACGCTCGCCGCTTATTAAGGCTTTGCTCGACCTGCTGGACAATACTCCAGAAGACAATATTGCGGAGCGAAATTCCCAGGAAAAAGATACTCTCCGGGAGAACCTCTTGCAGGCCGACAAAATTCTCGCCCAACACACAGGCCAATCCGCAGTGAACCGAATAAAAGCGGCGAATCGGAAACCGGTTGTTCCTCGCGTCTTCAATCCGCCGCGCAAAACGCCGGGGCAGCCCCCTCAACAGGACAGTGAAACTGAGAAGACGCCACGCTGACAGAGGGCCGAATCACTGAAAAGACATTGTGTCAAGGCGAAGTACCGCTCTTTTCGATAAAGTTCATACAGTCGGCCGATGAGGGCGAGTTTGTGACGGTCGACTTTGATTTGACCAGTTCGGGCGCACGACAGAAGGCCCCTTCGGAGGAAACGGTTCACGTTTATGACAAGGACCGGCCGGAATATCGGAGCATGGAGGGTCGTCACGGGCCTGGTGATTGCTGGCGCTCTTACGTGGTGCGGGTGTCGCTCCTATCCCTGGTCTCCGGAAAGCATGACAGGCAGCCGCCAGGGACCGAGTTCCGGTCTTGCCAACCAGGCCTCCCGAAACGCAGCGCCTGATCAGGTTTCGTCTCCCAAACAACCAAAAAAGAATCCTCAGCAGGACGCCGAATACGCAGCTCAGCTTGCAAAGGCCCGGACCCTAGAGCGTGCCGGAAAACTCGACGCCGCTCGGGAAATCTACGAACGCCTGATTGTCTGGGCTCCCGATCGGTACGAGGCATACCATCGTCTCGCCGTCGTCTGTGATCGGCAGCAAAGGTTTCTGGAAGCCGAATCACTCTATGCACAGGCTATTCGGCTCAATCCGAAAGACCCGGATCTGTTTAACGACCTGGGCTACTGCTACCTGTTGCAGGGCAAACTCGACAAGGCCGAACGGGCACTGCTCAAAGCGGTGGGGATCTCCCCTGCTAACGAGCGCTACCGCAACAATCTGGGGCTTGTTTACGGCTATCAGGGCCGCTATCAGGAAGCTCTAGACCAGTTCCGCCGGGGCGGGAGCGAGGCTGATGCATGGTACAATCTGGCCTATGTCCAGTGGGTCCGGACTGAGGTAGACGCAGCACGACAATCACTGGAGAAAGCGCTCGCCATCAATCCAGGTCATGAGCTGGCCAGGGAAACCCTTGTGCGACTCTCTACAGGTCAATCGTTCTTCCCAGATGATGCAATCGCCAGTCGTTCCTGGCAACCGTACCAGAACGCACCTGAGACGATTGCCGGTTCAGACGTGCCGACGCCGAGCGACGATGTCAAACAGGCTGCCTTTCAGGCGTCTTCGGGCACACTTCGACTTGGTCTCAGGGATCGCCCGAGCACCCAGACCCAGCTCGACGTCGCGCGCTCATCCTGGGCGCAACGCGTTCGGGAACAATCACACGTTTTATCCCCGCCGGACGGTGAGAGCCTTTATTGAATAGGCGAGGGAGCAAAGAATTTCTCGAGAATTCTACCGAGGATCGCCTCGCCCCTCGCATTCGCATGAACGATATCCCGCTTAAACCAGTGGATATCTTCGCCGCACGTTCGGATGTACTGCCCCCACGGTCCCGTCATGTCCAGAAAACCCGTCTTTTCTTCCTCAGCAAGTCTTTTCAAGCGTGTGCGAAAACTGTCACCGTCTGAAGGAACCTCGAAAGTCCACTCGGGATCCACACGCGGGTCCTTGTGTCCGAAACAGGGCGTCATAAGAAGAATATCAGGGTCGGGCTCCAACTCAGCTCGAACCCAGCGAATGACTTCTCGCACCGATTCGACATCCTCGCGATGGCTGATCCCCCCGATCATGAGCAGATCGGGGTGATACTTGAGAACGTATTCTTGAAGCTGGGCAGGGTCTTTGTAGTACCAGCATCCTGTGCTGCCGCGGACGGACGTGATCTTTTCAATACGAGCGCCTGGATAGTGGCGCTCGACAAGCTTTTCCCATGCAGAACGACTTGTATCGTTGACGATGCTGTCCCCGAGCATGACCACCCGGAGGGTGCCGCCACGTCGCAGAATGTCGATCGTTCGATTCAAGTGCCGCCAACGGTCGGCCGGAGGCGTCCACTGCAATGGAGTCATCTCGCTATAAATGAAATCGATGCGCTCGAGCACCGGATCCTTGGGCTTTCCCGCCTCCTCTGCTACCGTGAGCGTACCCCAGCAGCCGATCAAAGCCAAAAAGAACAATGCTTTTCGGATCATCGTCGCACCTCCAAGATCTCGGGCACAATTGAGCCGCCAAATTCCGTCGACCGCACCGTCAGTGGTGACGTCGGCGTGCTACGCTTCGCCAAGGTTAGCCAGTCTGCCGACTGGACGCTAGTGGGCCGACATGAAACAGCGGATCAGCTCAGAGGTTTCCCGCTCGCGACGTACTGGGCCAGACCCCGAGCCATCTTCATTTTTGCAAAACCTGTGACATGCCGCGAGCGCAAAGTGCTGGCGGGGCAACTCATGAATTGCTCCTACCGGTGGCGTCGCCGGGGTGGGAATGGCCCTTCAGACTCGCGCATGATTCGGATGCAACCGGTATGCTTGCTCGGTGTGCAACCCGGGCCTATGGGAGGGACGCCTTCCACGGCGTCCGTCGAACACGGACGGGCACACTTGCCATGCCCGGTGTCACTTATGTGAGGTCACAAATCCCGGTAGGGGCAAGTCACCACTGGTAGGGGCAATTCATGAATTGCCCCTACCGAAACGCCATCGATTTGCGACGCGCCGTGTTCTGCCCAGGGCGATTCATGAATCGCCCCTACCATTGAACCCTTGTCGTGCCCACAGAATGAAATGGGTCATCAAGGGTCGAAAACACGGACCTGACAAGCAGGTCCCACCATTGTGTGGATTGGAGGCTCGGGTTTACCCCGACCGGTCATCGTCGTGCGATCCAGGCAAGGTTGTGAAGGCTAAAGCCTTCACCAAAAAGCGGCGATGAATCGCCGCACTCCATGGAGTGCGGGGCTTTAGCCCCGCTTTCCACACGGGACTTTAGTCCCCGCTGAAAGGCAATGGATGATCGAACGTTGACAAACGGACCCGACAAGCGGGTCCCTCCGAGAGGCGGACCCGACAAGCAGGTCCCTCCGAATATGGGCGTGACAAGCACATCCCATTGGGCTGAAGCTTGCTCTTGCCGAAGGGGTTGTCCAGGTCCGTGCCGCTTTCCAGCAGCATAAAAGTGGGCATGATTCAAGCCGTTCCCGTTGCCACGCCGATCGATGTCGTTGGCAAATCCACTGAACGCAGTTGCCGCCATGTCCGGCGTCTCGCCGATCTCCCAGTCCTCGAAGCAGTCCATCCGCCATCAAAGGGCCGTGTTTCGTCGCGCCAGCGTGGGCAGGTCAGCGTCGTCAGCTTCCATCGATTGGGCCGTAATCGACGTGAAGCACTGGGTTGCCTCGGGCGTCAAGAATCGCGATTTAAGAGCGATCCCATAATTCTGCCAGGAAAGGGAGGAAGTTGTGTAATAACTCTGGGGGTAGCAGACATACAGATAGCGTTTGGCCCGGGTGACCGCCACATAAAACAAACGGCGTTCCTCTTCGATCGACTCAGGCGAGCCTGTCGCCATATCGGATGGAATGTTTCCGTCCGTGGCATTGATGATGAACACCACGTCCCATTCAAGCCCCTTTGCCGAATGGATGGTACTGAGGACCAAGTAGTCATCGTTCAAATCCGGGTTAGCAGCGAAATCCTGCGTGGAATTCGGGGGATCCAGGGCAATCTGCGCCAGAAAAGTTTGTCGGTCTTTGAATCGGCTTGCGATCTGTTCCAACTGTTCCAAATCCTTGGCTCGCGGGATCGGATTATCGTAAAGCACAGGGAGCAATGGCTCATAGAACACCCGAATTTGATGGAGCTGGGCCGGGAGCGTGGCTTTTCCCTCAGCCAGGTGGAGCATCAATTGGACGAACTGTGGCCAGATGTCGGCTGCGGTGGGGCTTGGAGTGATTTCCTGCCACGGGTCAAAATGCCCGCCGTTTACAGAGCAAGCTGCGAGAAGTTTTCTCGCTTTGGCCGGACCGATCCCCGGCAAAAGACAGAGCACCCGCATCCCGGCCACCAGGTCGCGTGGATTCTCCGCCAGCCGCAGGAAGGCGAGCGCGTCTTTTATATGGGCGGCCTCCAGAAACTTAAGCCCACCGTATTTGTGGTAGGGGATGCCCCGTCGCGTCAGTTCGGCTTCCAGTGGCAAACTGTGGTGCGATGCCCGGAACAGCACGGCCTGATGTCTAAGCAGCGTCCCCTGGTTGTGATGCTCCAGAATACGCCGAATGACGAACTGAGCCTGCTCGTATTCATCGAGGGCGGCGACCAACCAGGGTTTCTCGCCCGTTTTCTTCTCGGACCAGAGATTCTTTGTGAATTTCTCCTTGGCAGGCCGGATG
This is a stretch of genomic DNA from Thermogutta terrifontis. It encodes these proteins:
- the hflX gene encoding GTPase HflX gives rise to the protein MKRRNGTTIRLNREPEKAVLVGVILPTTTIEDPPLAELAGLADAAGVNVVGQVTQRRLAPDAATFIGRGKLEDVKKLVRSLRADLVIFDNDLSPAQGRNIEREVGARVLDRTQLILDIFARRAQTYEAQLAVELAQLEYTLPRLKRMWTHLERQTKGGVGLRGPGEKQLEMDRRLIAHRIHELRSELEVIHRRRQREVIARKQFKTVSLVGYTNAGKSTLMNSLTHADVYVEDALFATLDTRTRRWQLPGWGPVLLSDTVGFIRDLPHHLIASFKATLEEARQADLLLHVADGSNPAVLQQISAAYRVLEEIGIEGKDTILVINKIDRIADRRRVDALLDRYPQALPISAQTGEGLAQLTQMVSELLARKFIEVDVETTVDNARVAVFVKTHGEVFSQRYHHENRLTIRCRLPEEYLPRIERLGASVRRTRHNGSGQEQNPAPEIEQSRIELEPTGVIPGEDHT
- a CDS encoding SDR family NAD(P)-dependent oxidoreductase translates to MARRDLQNVRAFITGTSSGIGRALVEALVPYQPRIVAVARRAERLAELAEKVRSIGAEVFPFACDLSDPLVRREAVNFAARKLGAIDLLVNNAGTGALGRFEDTPPEILRQVMELNFFAPVEITYYALPLLKKGQRPIVVNVSSILGHRGIPWRAYYCASKFALHGFSESIRAELSRHGIDVLVVSPGRTRTELFDGPLEKGKEPAWPEPAPVSPEYVARRMVRAIIKGKAEIIPHPWGKGMVLLSRLAPRLMDWILKRYA
- a CDS encoding tetratricopeptide repeat protein, encoding MTRTGRNIGAWRVVTGLVIAGALTWCGCRSYPWSPESMTGSRQGPSSGLANQASRNAAPDQVSSPKQPKKNPQQDAEYAAQLAKARTLERAGKLDAAREIYERLIVWAPDRYEAYHRLAVVCDRQQRFLEAESLYAQAIRLNPKDPDLFNDLGYCYLLQGKLDKAERALLKAVGISPANERYRNNLGLVYGYQGRYQEALDQFRRGGSEADAWYNLAYVQWVRTEVDAARQSLEKALAINPGHELARETLVRLSTGQSFFPDDAIASRSWQPYQNAPETIAGSDVPTPSDDVKQAAFQASSGTLRLGLRDRPSTQTQLDVARSSWAQRVREQSHVLSPPDGESLY
- a CDS encoding SGNH/GDSL hydrolase family protein, which produces MIRKALFFLALIGCWGTLTVAEEAGKPKDPVLERIDFIYSEMTPLQWTPPADRWRHLNRTIDILRRGGTLRVVMLGDSIVNDTSRSAWEKLVERHYPGARIEKITSVRGSTGCWYYKDPAQLQEYVLKYHPDLLMIGGISHREDVESVREVIRWVRAELEPDPDILLMTPCFGHKDPRVDPEWTFEVPSDGDSFRTRLKRLAEEEKTGFLDMTGPWGQYIRTCGEDIHWFKRDIVHANARGEAILGRILEKFFAPSPIQ
- a CDS encoding ATP-dependent helicase, with the translated sequence MSSLEDLILKPLNPRQQEAVTHGTDPLLIVAGAGTGKTATIVHRVAWLVAHNVPPHTIMLLTFTRRAAEEMVRRVETILSRLSGTQLPGNLATRIWGGTFHAIGLRFLRMFGEELGLPPGFTVLDRSDAEDFINVIRTDLKLATTDRRFPKKGTCADIYSRMVNTCLPLRQVLAEFFPWCKEWHDELDRLFREYTARKKESATLDYDDLLLAWLELLNKESVGSEIRKRFRAILVDEYQDTNIIQANILYRLAPTGDGVTVVGDDAQAIYSFRGASIKNILEFPKQYPNARIVTLEQNYRSTMPILTAANAIIRPAKEKFTKNLWSEKKTGEKPWLVAALDEYEQAQFVIRRILEHHNQGTLLRHQAVLFRASHHSLPLEAELTRRGIPYHKYGGLKFLEAAHIKDALAFLRLAENPRDLVAGMRVLCLLPGIGPAKARKLLAACSVNGGHFDPWQEITPSPTAADIWPQFVQLMLHLAEGKATLPAQLHQIRVFYEPLLPVLYDNPIPRAKDLEQLEQIASRFKDRQTFLAQIALDPPNSTQDFAANPDLNDDYLVLSTIHSAKGLEWDVVFIINATDGNIPSDMATGSPESIEEERRLFYVAVTRAKRYLYVCYPQSYYTTSSLSWQNYGIALKSRFLTPEATQCFTSITAQSMEADDADLPTLARRNTAL